Proteins encoded together in one Coregonus clupeaformis isolate EN_2021a unplaced genomic scaffold, ASM2061545v1 scaf0039, whole genome shotgun sequence window:
- the LOC121556246 gene encoding GTPase IMAP family member 9-like, which yields MHLRGFILGARPEQDIRIVLLGKTGGGKSSAGNTIFGQDDVFLVDSSSTSATQICEAQTKNIKGRNITLIDTPGLFDTDIPKEELKPKIVKCITECAPGPHAFLIVLKVERYTVHEKEAVAKIEKYFSPEAFKYATVLFTHGEQLNGLTIEKFVQQNYELNKLVEKCGGRCHVIDNK from the exons ATGCATCTCAGAGGGTTCATATTGGGTGCTCGACCAGAGCAAG ACATCAGGATTGTGCTGCTGGGTAAAACTGGAGGAGGTAAAAGCAGTGCTGGAAACACCATCTTCGGACAAGATGATGTATTTCTCGTAGACAGTTCCTCCACCTCCGCAACACAAATATGTGAAGCGCAGACCAAGAACATCAAAGGAAGAAACATCACCCTGATTGACACACCTGGATTATTTGACACTGACATCCCTAAAGAGGAGCTGAAACCTAAAATAGTCAAATGTATAACAGAGTGTGCTCCGGGGCCGCATGCCTTTCTCATTGTACTGAAAGTGGAACGGTATACAGTTCACGAAAAAGAAGCTGTAGCGAAAATTGAGAAATATTTTTCACCAGAGGCCTTCAAATATGCCACAGTCCTCTTCACTCATGGTGAACAACTCAATGGTTTGACCATTGAGAAGTTTGTCCAACAGAATTATGAACTGAACAAGCTTGTGGAGAAATGTGGAGGCCGCTGTCACGTCATTGACAACAAATAG
- the LOC123483168 gene encoding protein mono-ADP-ribosyltransferase PARP14-like: MERVVPEVSLHLLFFLRKEYGRPEHLSSLLAFEGQVEVELGDTELRLFALSSGKLDQAEKDLLGEFGEEKIDLPNGVLPAELKSKLEKKVKEMNQRSRRVVARYGPGCRVQLLGHLKQVQELREEIGDFLIGQSSGRVVGRPQQNHGGEVGEAGAGPRCEETVAATSYCLQGGLRVVVCQGDITKEQADALVNAANEDLDHAGGVAAALSRAGGPEVQRASRDLVRQIGRVPTGTVVETTGGNLPCKMLLHAVGPVGGSVGGNERPLLEKTVMAALDLAETLELQTLAMPCISSGIFGVPLKVCSEAIVSAVRDFGREQHILTKVTLIDVSGEAVKAMQEACDRLLQGKREFSGWEGDSSTTTTTTHAPQRDTTSASTRGAAAPEVCVQVEIIQGTIEKQQVDALVSPMVGSDPLSSRVGNVLLEANGPALMTAFLRESGGQTAPGDNVLVDGLSGLGSGRVFFLSCAHWDNNSQGPAVQVCPLVCVCVF; encoded by the exons ATGGAGCGAGTGGTGCCTGAGGTGTCCCTCCACCTCCTGTTCTTTCTGAGGAAGGAGTATGGGAGGCCTGAGCACCTGAGCAGCCTGCTGGCGTTTGAAGGCCAGGTGGAGGTAGAGCTGGGGGACACAGAGCTCCGTCTGTTCGCCCTCTCCTCTGGGAAACTGGACCAGGCTGAGAAGGATCTGCTGGGTGAGTTTGGGGAGGAGAAGATTGACCTGCCCAACGGTGTCCTCCCAGCTGAACTGAAGTCCAAACTTGAGAAGAAGGTGAAGGAGATGAACCAGAGAAGCCGCCGGGTGGTGGCCAGGTACGGTCCTGGGTGTAGAGTGCAGCTGCTGGGCCACCTGAAGCAGGTTCAGGAACTGAGGGAGGAGATCGGGGACTTTCTGATAGGCCAGTCCAGTGGAAGAGTTGTGGGACGCCCTCAACAGAACCATGGTGGCGAAGTCGGTGAAGCGGGCGCCGGACCAAGATGTGAGGAGACGGTCGCAGCCACCAGCTATTGCCTCCAGGGAGGGCTGCGGGTAGTGGTTTGTCAGGGTGACATCACCAAGGAACAGGCGGACGCACTGGTGAACGCAGCCAATGAGGATCTGGATCACGCTGGAGGTGTGGCTGCAGCTCTGAGCCGGGCGGGGGGACCTGAGGTACAGCGGGCCAGCAGGGATCTGGTTAGGCAGATAGGGAGAGTACCCACAGGTACAGTGGTAGAGACTACAGGAGGGAATCTGCCTTGTAAGATGCTGCTGCATGCGGTGGGACCAGTAGGTGGCAGCGTAGGTGGGAATGAGCGCCCTCTGCTGGAGAAGACAGTAATGGCAGCCCTGGATCTGGCAGAGACCCTGGAGCTCCAGACCCTGGCCATGCCCTGCATCAGCTCAGGGATATTTGGCGTTCCTCTGAAGGTGTGCTCTGAGGCCATAGTCTCTGCAGTGAGGGACTTTGGGAGGGAACAGCACATCCTTACCAAGGTCACTCTGATTGATGTGAGTGGAGAGGCAGTGAAAGCCATGCAGGAGGCCTGTGATAGGCTGTTACAGGGTAAGAGGGAGTTTTCTGGTTGGGAGGGAGATTCTagcaccaccactaccactacacatGCTCCTCAGAGAGACACCACTTCTGCCTCCACCAGGGGAGCAGCGGCTCCAGAGGTCTGTGTCCAGGTGGAGATCATCCAGGGAACCATAGAGAAGcagcag gTGGATGCCCTGGTGTCCCCCATGGTTGGTAGTGACCCTCTCTCCTCCCGTGTTGGTAATGTCTTGTTGGAGGCAAATGGACCGGCGCTGATGACAGCGTTTCTGAGGGAATCAGGGGGACAGACTGCACCTGGTGACAACGTCCTGGTGGATGGACTGTCTGGTCTCGGCTCTGGCCGTGTCTTCTTCCTCAGCTGTGCACACTGGGACAACAACTCCCAGGGACCAGCAGTACAGGTGTGTCcccttgtatgtgtgtgtgtgttttga